Within the Meleagris gallopavo isolate NT-WF06-2002-E0010 breed Aviagen turkey brand Nicholas breeding stock chromosome 21, Turkey_5.1, whole genome shotgun sequence genome, the region CTAGATGGCTCTGAAGACTACCTCATTTTAGCCTGCGATGGTTTCTATGACACGGTCAATCCCGATGAGGCAGTCAAAGTGGTGGCTGACcatctaaaggaaaataatggtGACAGCAGCATGGTAGCACATAAATTAGTGGCATCTGCTCGGGATGCCGGTTCCAGCGACAACATTACTGTCATTGTGGTATTTCTCAGGGACATGAATGCAGCAGTCAGCGTTAGTGAGGAGTCAGACTGGACAGAGAACTCTTTTCAAGGTGGGCAAGAAGACAATGGGGAGGATAAGGAAAACCACGGAGAATGCAAGCGACCGTGGCCCCAGCACCAGTGCTCAGCACCTGCTGACCTAGGCTATGAAGGACGAGTGGATTCCTTCACTGATAGAACTAGCTTAAGCATAGGGTCCGGCATTAACCCATTTGATGATCAAGGTTATTTAGACCTGACAAAAACAGAAACTAGTACGCCTAATAGTGCCAAATGCCTGCCACCAATTCAAGTGTTTAGTCCTGGTATACCAAAGAATGCAAGTTTGATTAATGGTTTAACAGTGAAGAATGAATCGCCGGAGAGCACATCATCCATCTGTGGACAGAGCAACCCCAGGGAGTACAGTGCTCCTCTCGGTTTgcatgctgcagagcagagcatctACAGGGTGAAGGGTTTAACCCCCATCTTCTTTGGGCTGGAAGATGAACTGTTCAAGTCCTTGGGAAAACGAGTTGCGTTCTTTCATTTCCGATTCTGTAATGGGAAGAGGCGACGAGGAGCCAGGCTCAAACCAAAGTTTCACACGCCGCTCTTGGCTCGTGAGCCTTCCCACAGAGAGGGGTCGGGTCTGCCCTTGCCTGTCCGAAGCCGTGGTAGCACGAGGCTGTTGGTAAGACACTCCCCGTGGTGGAGGCTGCCCAGTCCTAACGCTTACAGTGAGAGCATGTTTTTGATGCGAAGACAAAGTCATTGTATACCAGATGCATACCTTCATCAATGCTGTAAGATGTAACTGTCTCCCTTGTGTTTCCCCTTCAGACTCCCAAAATAGACATTCCCAAAATAAAACTGGCATCATCAGGAAGCGAAAAAAGGTGGGCATTTCAGAAGTGTGCTACAGTCCCCTGCAAAGCTCAAACCGTGTGTACATAGATCTAGGAATTAACAAATATAGTTGTTTCAATTTCCACAAGGTTTGCTGGTGGTGCCACCCGAGCAATGCCACAGCCACCCGCACACACAGTATCTAGTCACACTCACCAGTGAAAGCTGAATAGCTGGGTCCTGGGAACAGACACTGGGAGGGAACAGTCCTTGAAACTGCAGGAAGGTGAACCCACCTGAGATGCATCTATGGAGCAATATGTCAAGAAAGATTCTGGTTTAGAACTGCCAATTTTTTTTAGAGTGGGGAGGAAGTTTCCATAGAAGTCCAGGTTGTGTGGGTTATTTTGtgttctgctgttctgctttctgtttatttcaggCTATCATTAAGATGAATTAGAAAATTACATCCACTTTTGCAGGTAAAAGACTAAAAGCCATACAGGGTTTTACCAGGTAACTTAGGAATGGACAAACTAAGCTCCTGCTACTCTGTTCTCAGACTCCGATTGAGGTACAGACTCATGatttacctatttttttttttttcttgtaagatAAAATGTGGAAtatgaagaaaactgtttttgtagtttttaaaaatatatatttcctatGGCTAGAGGTGCAGCATAGGGAATTTCGTATATTTCTGGTGCTTTTAgtggcatttttcttctttgtcagtTAAGGAAACTGTTCTCAGTTGGTTTTAATCAAATATGATTGTGCTTCATGCTTCGAGCCAACCTCTCTCCACCGTAACTTCATCTCAGGTCTTAAATGAAACCACATCTGTGGAGACGTTCAGTACAGTACTACTGTCACTCAACAAGGCAAATCAGAGAACTGCTTGCTAGGAATAACGAGCAATTCAGGAGCTGTTTGGCTGCAGTGATGATTTCTAGATGGCAGTGGCATAATTGAATATCGGGTTGCAGCTGAAGGACAGTCAGATGCTGCATCTACAAGGAGCATCAGTGCTGCAATTTGATGCTTTCCACAACGTGTCAGAAGGGCTGCTGGAGCAATCCAAAGCAAATGGAAATGCCGTGGATGCCTATGAGCAGGGGATGCGCTTGGGCTTTAGTGCAGGAGGTAAAATTCTCTGACAatccacagctctgctttggttAAACCTGAATTCAGAAAGACAAGTGAGGAATGGCAGTAGTCCTTATACTAATTAGCAGAGTGCTGCTGATCAAACTTGGGATCAAACAGTGCCcaccagctctgccctgctcttGAGGTGATGTTGAACCCTTCAGCATTGATTGAGGATGTGAGTAAGCAGGCTATTCCCATCAGCTCCACTGAATAGGCATCCTGTTACTATTATTTGTTACAATAAGACGCTTGGAGGAGTATGAATAAATAAGTCTTTGTGAGCATTTATTGTACAATTCATATCATTTTAGCAGTAATAATTTAATAACAGTATTAGTATTTAGCTAGCATTtgcaaagtattttaatataaaGTAGTCAGGAGATTATCCAACACAAAGAGATGGCAAGGTTTGAATTCCGCcaatttctgctgcttctgtctttGATGcactattttaaaagcaattttatgaATAGCAAAAGGCTTTGTGAGTAACCAGGAGTTGGAGTGTGGCTTCAGATTCCTTTGAtctttttcagactttttttttaaatcttgtggGATCATTGGCTCTTATCTGTCATCTTAGTAAGCCTTagctgttttctgtgttctctTTGGCTGCAGCATATGTTCCAAGTCGGATTTACTAAGGAAATTTGAGAAACGGTGAAATATGCAACACTGGGGCATCTCTGTGGTgcctttgttttaaattattcacaGTAATAATAATGCATTGAAAGTCCATCTTATAGCTGACTCATGTCTGAGAAGAATGGTGGTGGTGTGAGTGCAATTCTCTGTATGATGAAACTAGAATGGGAAACTTACAGATGACAAAACTTCTTCCCAGCCTGCTGGAGCAGTTGAAGAGCACTGGACTGCATGTGTGCTGTTTGGGGAAGGATAAAGCTTTTTAGGTGTGGATTCATCAACAATAACTCTGCTACTCATACCATCTATCTTGCTAGGAGAACAATCTGCCATCATAGTTCCAGTGTGGTCAGGTTAAAAAACAAACGAACACAAACCATTGTATAGATAGCAAGTGTTCATTTCTTCACTAAATGCATATTTATAGAGTAGATAGGAACCATTTGTAAGGTAAGTCCTTTAAAGTTCTATAATATTCAAGTAGTGGTTATTGGTCTGATATATGCTGCTCTTGATTCTACACACTAGACAAAAAAGCAGTGCTTTgtgaaatgcagtgttttctcTTAATGCCACTGGTGATAGGAAGTAGTTCTCTTCAGTTCAGAATCCTGTGCCCTTATTTGCTGCTTGCTAACGTAAGCAATAATCCCCCTCTAATGGTATCTAAGTGTTCTGTATCTCGTACTTTGATTGTCTATCTGGTGACAATGTAAAAATATTAGGCTAATATAAAAGtatttaattgtatttattaaCTGTTGATACTGAGATTGTCTGTGAcctgtgttttgtatttttatcgTGTATCTTAGTGGTGGAATTTGTATCACAAATCTTTCCAATAAAGAGCTGAAGTATCCCTTTCTGCATTAACACAACCCGCATCAGTTTCAGTTTACGTATTGAGCGTGTTTGCAGAACTAGGAGGTAGGtagtgaaaacatttcttttttaatttacgCTGGTTTTGAGCAACGGGCTTCAGGCTGTCTGAAGCTGCTCCAAACTTGCTTGTATGCTATTCACTGTGAGTGCTAGAGGGGTTCACTTCATCCCCACTCTGATAAGTTTCCTGTGCACACTTTTTAAATGTGCAACTCTGAGGAATGTCTGCGTTGCAGAGAGCAGTATAGCACCAGACCAGGGAGCTGTTAACCCATTTCAATTTGCACTAAAGGTGGGTGGAAACGCATGTATATAACTTTTCTTTTACCTAGAAGTGCCATCGATTGTCCTTGCAACTAAAAACCATTCAGTATTTGATTTAGATTGCATTATTAACACTGAAGGACAATGTCAAAGCAGACTAACTTAGGCCACATTTATAGTGGTACACTGTCATAGAAACTCCACTCTGTTTTTGGAACACTGTGTGTCAGTGAGAAATGCGTTGTCCTATGGGCAGATGAGGCATGACGAGTTCCGTGCTTAGAGATATGACTGCTGTAGTTCAGGTCCACTCTCTCTTCGCTAAATCTTCCCTACCCTGGCAATGGTCTGCAGGAAGAAGTATGAGAAAGATTGGTCTAAATTAGGGGCGGTTTTAGCACAATTTATTCACCCAGCACCAGTCCCATAAACAAAGCCATTAAAGGGGATACCCCAGCTTTGTTCATGCCTGTAATTTAGGGCAATCTTTCTTTAATTCATACCTTCTTTACAACAGGAACAAAAACTTTCTACCCTCGTACTGTGCAATAAGTAATAATGAAGCACCAACACGACCTCCAAATGTACATATTCTTTTCCAGTCCCTGATAATCAGGCAATCGCACTATAATACTTGCCAGCATTAAagctaaagaaaatataaatccCACCTCTTAGGGTCTAGTACAACTATTGTATGTCGCAACTGCATCTCGTTAGtggttcttttgttttttgttttgttctctccctctccttcacTCCAGCAGAGATCCTGAAATGGGAACAGGGGAAGCTGGCTGAGCCCAGCCTGAGCACCTCCACTTGTAGATGGCCAGGTGTGGgtcagctgcagctctgggtgctCCTGTTGAACCATCTGTAGTACCTGTTTGTGAAACTAACATGTTCTTTATGCCGTGAATAAATAAAGCTCATCATTTAGCAATGTTGGGACTTTCCCTTTGCAATTCTGTTCTACACTTCACATATGAGTTTATAGTTATAACCATGTATTAGTCatccatattttatttatgaagcTGTTTATACAAAAACTGTTGAAGTTTTACCAGTATCTtaataaaacagtaatttaaacCACGCTCCAGCtactctgtttctttaaaagctAATAAAGACACTTCATCCAGATGGTGGCTGCTGTCCTCATTTTGGTGATTTTCTTTGTGCTATATAGAGAAGAAATTCTATATAGAGAAGGAGACATAACTCATTGCTGGGCTACAAGGTTTACTGGGGGAAAAACTGCCCCTTACAGCTCATGGGTGGTCTGTTTTACAGGTGCACAGGCAGTGTGCTGTTACAGCACAGGCACTTTCAGGACCAGCTCCAGAATCAGTTGCTCCACTAAGGCTTCTGAACCCGTTTCCCTATCTCTGGGATAAACTCCAGCAGCACGCAAGTTCTCCATGAGGTCAGCAAGGCATGAGAGCACCGCTTCCTCCTGTCCCTGCAAATGCTGGGCACCAACTCCAGAACAGATCATGTGGCTAATTCAAATAATTTCCTTCAGCTTGGGCCCTTAGTAAGAGTAAAGTATCTGTGAGTGTTGAAGAGGCAGAGCTCAGCAATCACTGCTAATTGAGCTGTCTGCAATAATCAACATGCCACTCTGTGCTCATGGTGTGCAGCTCAATGCAGgcccagcactcagcagcaggACCAAGGCGTGCATAACccacagcaaagctgcagctcCTTCCTTCAGCTAAGCAGCAGAAAGACTTACTGCAGTAAGAGCAAGCATGGGGCAGAAACTAAGGAAGCAAGGAGGTTCTATTTGAATGCACAACTTTAGAATTCTCTATGGACTTTCATCAgataattcaggaaaaaaaaaaaaagaagtcagcaCTCCCACAGAAGAAAGTTCTATACTCAGCCAGGCATCACCACCATTCACTGCTGAAGAACAAGTCAAGCTTGATAACagggcactgctgctcccaaCAGATGGTCTCTGTTATATTCCATATTTACACACAAACATCTCAAACTTCGCACCAGATtttaacattcattttattaacaaagtgcaaacagttttaaactatgAGTTGTACAGCACTTACACTGTGGGACATTCATACAAAAATGAACACCAGTAGTCAGATGAGACGAGGACAAACTATCAGATACAGTTACTCATGCTTTTCCACTAACCAGTTATTCAGCTTTCATCATAGCTTCACAAGTAGTTTAGCAGCTCAAAATGCAATGCACAGCGGCAGAAAGTTTGGCAATGAGTTCAGGTTGGTCCACATCACAGACTGAGGAAAACAACTTCTCTGTGCCCACTACTTCAGCCCACCTCCATCCGCTGCACGCAGGGAGGCGGCAGTCTCACACCCTCCATTCAGACCCTTTGCAGCAAGGACATTCAGACATTGGCTATTATTCCAGTGACAACAGAACACATCCTGGAACAGGGCTCCAGCACCTTCTGGACATCTTTacagagcagctggagctggcagagCCAGCAGGAATGCAGCCTTTACAATGAGGCCTTCAAAGGTCATTTTGCCCCAGTAACAGACTTAAGATGACTGCAGGTGAACCACACAATGGTATGACAGAATGGAGTGCACACACAGCCATGAACAACAGCCTTGGACTAAGCTCCAGTGAATAAATGTGTGTCTTCCCAGGACGTGACCCAGCGAGTCTTCAGGCCCCAACGCAGTCCTCTATCTGGTGCAGAGAAAGCCAGCTTTCAGTGACACCCTCATACCAGGGCAGTCCTAAAGCTTCAACAGACACAGCCTGACAGCCCAAAAATCCTACGCTACATTCCAAAACCCAACCCGAGCTCCCTACTGGCAGTTACACAAGCACGCTCAACTCAGCTGCTCTCTCCTCAGCACCACGTCATTTCTAAGGACTGCCTTAAAAACGCAGATAGCTGAACAGCCAGGAGGAGGCGGGGCAGCCACACCGTCATCCCCCTGTGGCAGGCTGTGCAAACACCCATCTGTCTACTGGAAATAAAAGAGGAATGTTTCCTTTAATCTCTGCagctccaggagcagcagggaaaggTGCATCCCAGGGCTACAGCCCCCCCAGAAGCCAGCTAAAGGAAACAGTTAGAAATACCTGGTGGTGTCTTCTCCATTAACGAAGCTGCGGTCATCAGAACCAAtttgatcacctccagggaaCACTGAGCACCGCTCTGAAGCTGAAAACAAACGAACCAACATTTGTTACCTTCATCAGGTGAGCAATTGGAACAGAGCAAGTTCACTTTCCATCAGCTGCAAGCACTGCTGCATTGTACTTAATCACCAACACAGCTGTACCCGATGCCTTTGACACTACATTAGGGCTGCCATGGGGCTTTAATttaaagatctcttcagtcAAACACAGATATGAGCGATGCTTTGATTATTCTGATGAGTTGTCAAGTTTTAGTGCCTGCTGCAGACATGCAACAAAGCAGTAACCCAATTACTTAAATGAGCTGTTAGGTCATCCTGCTAATGCTGTGCGAGGTGCTTACTCAAGCCAAAACCCAGCTTCATCCAGCATCAGATGTCACCTTACAGCTTTTAATTTCATCAGAAGGTTAAAGCTTTTCAGAGAAACATCAGTGCTGTCTTAAAAACTCATCTCAGGTGCTCAAAGCACACTCCTGCCAATTAAGATGCAAATTCATGCCTAAGACAGTGGTTACGTCCCTGAAGTTGCAGCCTACTTAGTATTAGTGCTGGTACATAGGGAGTTCCAATTCAGAAGGACTAGAGCTATGGGTTTTCCTACACTTCCCCTGGGAGACTCACCTAAGCTGACTTCTCAAGGCTACAAAGAGTTCCCTTCTCCtgttttgatctgtttttaaTTAGGATCCCAAGAGAGGAGTTCTAAATCTTATTGGCTCTTACTTGTGCTTAATACCTCTAAGGCATCACCAGTAATCTCTGTTTCAGTAGCAGCCCGCATTAACAGGCAACACTGAGGCACCCACAGGAGCACCTGGGAAGGTCTGCTCACACAACCCATTTACCTTCACTTGAGGACTGCACAGAGAAGGCATGGTTAAACCCCTCCGCCGTGGAGTTGGCATCCTCCTGCTCTTCGTTTTCTGTGTCACATTCAATGTCACTGTCACTGCTCATTCCTGGCAGCAGATGAAGGACATGCTTCTGACATGACCCACCTGCCAAAGAAGtgaaacaaatcaaacaaaagcaagaacaacAGCGGTAAGATCTCATAGCTaaagcatttgattttcttACATGCAAGAGTTATCAGATACCAAGAAAAAGCACGTTCCAAACTGACTGTGTTTACTAGAGCACTAATGAAATTGACAGAACAGCAGGGAACAGCTTTGGAACCAGCCTAGTTTTGCTGTGCAGTGTAACTTAAGAGGAGCAGTTCCAACATGTCACCAGCTGAGTGCAGACTCAGGTTCCTTCCTGTCTGAGCTGCACTCcctgccagctgctctgcctACAAGTAGGACAGGTGGCTTTTTGACAGCTAAGCGATACTGCGACCATCTACTCAGATACACCAACCTGCTGTTCAAGCAGCAATACTCTGTTACATGTCCTTTCTACAAAAGGGAACCACAGCTCTCAATAGTCAAGGtagtttgttttactttgccAGAACATGAGAGTACAATGGAACCAAAGACCTCCACCTCcctttcaaataattttaggGGTGACCAAAGGAGTACATTCTGCTCTTCTACTTCTCCAGAGTTGATACTCtttgcaaagagaaagcaagcagtTAAGTGAGATGCCAACTCTACTGTAGTTTTTCctctgaaaggagaaaaaaaaaaaaaagtataatatttttttcctggtgtttttaacaatgaagtattttagtttttaaaacattttcctgttaAGACTCTCTGCTATAATAGGAGAACTGCAGGAGCACATCATGATCACGCTGCAGTGACTAAgagcagaaattcagttttgtcACTGAGAGACCTTCTGTAAATGCCAACTCCCACACAATATTGCACACTGCAGATAGAGATGGATGCTGGCACCTTAATATAGGCTTTGTGCTACAATTCAGTCATTGAAATTCAAATTAGTGCAGGGGTGGAAGGCAGGAGAGTTTTAgcaagataagaaaaaaaaaaactcttctaCGTGGACTTTCAAAAAGAATGCCAGTAATACTTTATTCCAGCATGGAAAGGATgcaggaagggaggagggaaaagTTTCCTCCAAGTCTCTAAGGAAACTGGCTTATGTACCACAACACCCAGTACAAATGGACTACTGAAGGAGGGGTTCTAGTGCAAATCTGGAGGTAGTTACCACTGTGGTGTGTCCCTGAAAGCAGAAGACTTAAAAGCCAAGGTCACTGATTACTGGTTTAACTAGATAAGAAGTTATTTTCAAGGTCATGATAACAACCAGCACAGCAAAAGACCCCGAGGCACATCAAGAAGTAAAAAAAGCAAGTCCAGAGAAACAGAAGGCACCTTGTCACATTACCTGCCAGGTCTTTACATTCATGCTGTACCATAATATCACTGTTCATGGACTGCAGTGGCACAGAGGTGTTCCTCCCCCTCATTTAGCTTTATACTACAGCTGCTAAACATTACAGCAAAGTTCAGCAGCCACGGaaacagctgttgttttttcatcctttcccCTTCAAGCTACTTCCATTACAGAAATAACCGATCACAGACTGGAAGCATTCTAACACTGCTTCATCCTTTACAACAGCCAAGTTACCTTCTTCTGGTCCTGCTGAAGCACCCTCAGGAAGCACACCCTGCAGCTCACCAGTTTCAGAGCTGTCTTCCAAACCACCTGACTGCGTCCCCTCTGTGCGATATCCTTTAGAATTTGTTCTGAAAGAATTTAGGAGAGATACAGAAATCCACATTAGAAATTTGGCTTTCATACagctctggaaaagaaaaaaaaaaaacctcctttcagtgccacatcttgtTTAATTCATTAAGTCACATCCACTTCCAGCTTTGACTAATTTAAAAGTACTTAAAATCTCAAAAAAACCGCAAAGTTTATGGtgaatatatattaaaaaagtgattttttgttatttagaaaaaaaataagtactCCATTGCACTTGGCTTAGTTACACAACAGTTATTATGAAACTGCTGAAAagtcacagtgaagaattttctctgaagaaacCTTCAGTGAGATGATATTATGGCAAGGAATTGTGGGACAGGAGACTGTGCCCACCTTTCTAATCAAAGTAgcagactacatcaacagctgatcaaaattaaagaaaaaaagaagaaaagtacaATTTGTACTCTGGTTACAGAACCAAAAATTGATATCCATACGGAAGAACAGCAACCAATTAAACTCTGAAGTA harbors:
- the PPM1E gene encoding protein phosphatase 1E; the encoded protein is MGFFFLFSSNCPSFLAAALARATSDEVLQSDLSAHYLPKHVDNADGIIQIETVKLARLVFSKLHEICSNWVKEFPLQPKPHRYYETSIHAIKNMRRKMEDKHVCIPDFNMLFNLEDQEEQAYFAVFDGHGGVDAAIYASIHLHVNMVHQEMFQHDPAEALCRAFRVTDERFVQKAARESLRCGTTGVVTFIRGNMLHVAWLGDSQVMLVRRGQAVELMKPHKPDREDEKKRIEALGGCVVWFGAWRVNGSLSVSRAIGDAEHKPYICGDADSASTVLDGSEDYLILACDGFYDTVNPDEAVKVVADHLKENNGDSSMVAHKLVASARDAGSSDNITVIVVFLRDMNAAVSVSEESDWTENSFQGGQEDNGEDKENHGECKRPWPQHQCSAPADLGYEGRVDSFTDRTSLSIGSGINPFDDQGYLDLTKTETSTPNSAKCLPPIQVFSPGIPKNASLINGLTVKNESPESTSSICGQSNPREYSAPLGLHAAEQSIYRVKGLTPIFFGLEDELFKSLGKRVAFFHFRFCNGKRRRGARLKPKFHTPLLAREPSHREGSGLPLPVRSRGSTRLLVRHSPWWRLPSPNAYSESMFLMRRQSHCIPDAYLHQCCKM